TGGGCAGTCTGGCGAAGGAGCAGAAGACGCAGGTTGTCCGCAGGTAGCAGACGTTGGTCGGATTTATGTGTTGGTTGGAGGCGAATGTCACACGATCGCCGTTCTTGGCGCGATTCACCTGGTCTGCGAGTGAACCGAGTCCGATAATGTCGGGACTCTCGAACAGCGCGAGGCCGTCAGCTGAGTCGAGTCTCGTGCCTGAGGACAGCTTGTCGCCTGCAGCGCGCAGTGCGGGATCGGTGACGAGCGACAGGTCCAGCGTCATTCCCGCGAGCATGCAGTGTATTACCCCTCGAAGCGACGGACAGCCAGGCTGACGTTGTGACCGCCGAAGCCGAAGCTGTTGCTCAGCGCAGCGGTTACAGCCCGCGTGACCGCGACATTAGGCGTGAAGTTGAGATCGAGCTCCGGATCCGGATGCTCGTAGTTGATGGTCGGTGGAATCACGCCTTCGCGGACAACCAGTGCGGAGACGACGAATTCAACGGCACCAGCGGCGCCCAGCATGTGGCCGGTCGCAGACTTGGTGGAACTGACGTTGAGACCCTTCGCATACTCGCCGAACACGGCCTTGATGGCGCGCGTTTCGTTGAGATCGTTGGCCGGCGTGGAGGTGCCGTGTGCGTTGATGTACTGGATATCGCGTGGCTCGAGCCCGGCATCGCGCATCGCACGCTTCATTGCGCGCTGAGCACCTTCGCCGTCCGGTGCCGGTGCGGTGAGGTGATACGCATCACCGGTCGCACCATAGCCGACGATCTCGGCGTAGATGGTCGCACCGCGCTCACGCGCGTGCTCGAGTTCTTCGAGTATGACGATGCCGGCGCCTTCACCCATGACGAAGCCGTCGCGTGTCGCGTCGAACGGACGGGACGCGGTGGACGGGGAATCGTTGCGCTCCGAAAGCGCCTTCATGTTGGCAAAGCCGCCAATCGCCATCGGCGTAACCGTGGCTTCGGCGCCGCCGGTGATCATCACGTCGGCGTCACCGTACTGGATCGTTCTGTACGCGTCGCCGATCGCGTGCGCGGACGTCGCGCATGCGGAAACGGTCGCGTAGTTCGGTCCCTTTGCATTGAACTGCATCGAGACTATCCCGGCGGCGATGTCCGCGATGAACATCGGGATGAAGAAAGGGCTGATCTTGCTCGGGCCCAACTCCCGATACACGTCGTGCTGCTCTTCGAAGCTCTTCAGGCCGCCGATTCCGGATCCTATGATGACGCCGATCCGGTCCGGATCGATTCCGGCCGCCGCAGGGTCGCTGAGCCCGGCATCCGCCATCGCCATTTTAGCGGCGGCGACGGCATACTGAGTGTACACATCGGAGCGTTTGACTTCCTTGCGCTCCATGTACTCGCCAGGGTTGAAATCCTTGACCTCGGCTGCAAACCGCACGGGAAACTTGCTCGCGTCGAATTTGGTGATCGGCGCGACGCCGGACGTGCCAGCCTTGAGAGCTTCCCAAGTCGCCGCCACGGAGTTGCCGACGGGCGTGACAACGCCCATGCCGGTGACGACGACCCTACGCGCCATTACGCAGCGACCTTTCCGTTCAGATACGCGAGCGCATCACCAACGGTGCGCAGTTTCTCTGCGTCTTCGTCGGGAATTTCGATGTTGAATTCCTTCTCGAATTCCATCACCAGCTCGACGATGTCGAGGCTGTCAGCACCGAGATCGTCGATGAATGACGCGCCATCGGTCAGCTTCTCGCGCTCCACGCCAAGCTCGTTGGCGATAATGTCCTTTACCTTCTCCGAATTGTCGGCCATGCGGATCCTCGTACAGTTTGGGGGTAACGTTACAATTTAACCCTGGCCCGGTGGGCCAGGTAGAGAGTGTGACACAGGGGTCAGATCATCCCGCCGTCCACGACCAGGACCTGTCCTGTGATGTACGATGCCAGGTCGGACGCGAGAAAAGCGACCGCTCCGGCGACATCCATGGGAGCCCCTAGGCGTTCCAGCGGGATCTGGCCGGCCATCGCCGACCGCGCTTCCGGCGTCATCGCGGCGGTCATCTCCGTGTCGATGAAGCCGGGTGCTACAGCGTTCGCCAGGATGTTGCGTGAGCCAAGCTCCCTGGCGACCGATTTGGTGAGGCCGATCAGACCGGCCTTGCTGGCAGCGTAGTTCGCCTGCCCCTTGTTGCCGTTGATTCCGACGATGCTGGTGATGTTGATCACCCGCCCCCAGCGACGCTTCATCATGCCGCGCGTCGCCGCGCGGATCGCGACGAAAGCGCCGCGCAGATTTGCGTCGATGACCGTGTTCCAGTCGTCGTCCTTGATGCGCATCAGCAGGTTGTCGCGCGTGAGTCCGGCGTTGTTGACGAGAATGTCGATCCCGCCGAACGCCGCCTCCACATCCGCCACGAGCCTTGTGACGGCTGCAATGTCGCCGACGTCCGCGGCGAAGCCCAGCGCGCCGCCACCGATCTCCGCGGCAACCGACTGACTTCGCTCCAGGTCACGGCCCACCACCGCGACACGCGCTCCGCACTCGGCGAGCGTATTCGCGATCGCACGGCCGATGCCGCGCGTGCTGCCAGTGACCAGCGCATTTCGCCCGGTAAGATCGATCTGAATGGTCATCCCAGAGCCTCCGCAAGCTTGTCGACGTCTGCGGGCGCGCCGACCGCGATGGTGCGTGCGCCCGGCACGAGATGCGATACGAGCCCGCCGAGAACCCTGCCCGGCCCCAGTTCGACATACAGCGAATCAGGATGCGCAGCGGCCATGGCGCGAACCTCGGTCGACCAGCGCACGGGAGAGGTCAACTGCCGAAGCAGCAGCGCGCGGGCTTCGTGGCCGCTCGTGCACGCGTCGGCTGTCACGTTGGTGTAGACGGGGAATTCCGGATCGGTGAGTTCGGTAGTGCGAAGCGCGCCGCTGAATGCGATCTCCGTAGGCTCCATCAACGGCGAGTGAAATGCGCCACTCACCGCTAGTCGCAGCGATCGCTTGGCGCCCGCTTCCTTCGCCAGCTCCATTACGCGCTCGACGCCGGCTGGCTCGCCGGAAACGACCACCTGCTCGTCGTTGTTGTAATTGGCTGGCACGACGAGGCCGGCATCGCGCGACGCCTGCTTGCAGAGTTCGTCGATCGGCGTGTTCAGGTGGCCGAGTATGGCTGCCATCGTGCCTGGACGCTCCGATCCGATGTCGAACATGATCTCGCCACGTTTCCGGACGAGCGTCGCTCCGGGTTCCAGCTCGAGCGATCCGGCAGCATGGTAGGCTGTGAACTCGCCGAGCGAATGGCCCGCAGCCGCAACCACCCGGTTGGCGAGCATGTCGCGCACGGCGGCCCACGCAGCAGCGCCATGCGCGTACAGCGCAGGCTGCGCGTTCTTGGTGAGTGTCAGCTCTTCCTGCGGTCCCTCGAAGCAGAGCGAGCTGAGTGCGAAACCGAGCGCATCGTCGATGCGCTGAAACGTCTCGCGCGCTGCGGGGAACGCGGCTGCGAGATCCTTTCCCATTCCTTGCTTCTGTGATCCCTGTCCGGGAAAAAGCAGGATGACGTTCATT
The window above is part of the Gemmatimonadota bacterium genome. Proteins encoded here:
- the fabF gene encoding beta-ketoacyl-ACP synthase II, coding for MARRVVVTGMGVVTPVGNSVAATWEALKAGTSGVAPITKFDASKFPVRFAAEVKDFNPGEYMERKEVKRSDVYTQYAVAAAKMAMADAGLSDPAAAGIDPDRIGVIIGSGIGGLKSFEEQHDVYRELGPSKISPFFIPMFIADIAAGIVSMQFNAKGPNYATVSACATSAHAIGDAYRTIQYGDADVMITGGAEATVTPMAIGGFANMKALSERNDSPSTASRPFDATRDGFVMGEGAGIVILEELEHARERGATIYAEIVGYGATGDAYHLTAPAPDGEGAQRAMKRAMRDAGLEPRDIQYINAHGTSTPANDLNETRAIKAVFGEYAKGLNVSSTKSATGHMLGAAGAVEFVVSALVVREGVIPPTINYEHPDPELDLNFTPNVAVTRAVTAALSNSFGFGGHNVSLAVRRFEG
- the fabD gene encoding ACP S-malonyltransferase, translating into MNVILLFPGQGSQKQGMGKDLAAAFPAARETFQRIDDALGFALSSLCFEGPQEELTLTKNAQPALYAHGAAAWAAVRDMLANRVVAAAGHSLGEFTAYHAAGSLELEPGATLVRKRGEIMFDIGSERPGTMAAILGHLNTPIDELCKQASRDAGLVVPANYNNDEQVVVSGEPAGVERVMELAKEAGAKRSLRLAVSGAFHSPLMEPTEIAFSGALRTTELTDPEFPVYTNVTADACTSGHEARALLLRQLTSPVRWSTEVRAMAAAHPDSLYVELGPGRVLGGLVSHLVPGARTIAVGAPADVDKLAEALG
- the fabG gene encoding 3-oxoacyl-[acyl-carrier-protein] reductase, whose product is MTIQIDLTGRNALVTGSTRGIGRAIANTLAECGARVAVVGRDLERSQSVAAEIGGGALGFAADVGDIAAVTRLVADVEAAFGGIDILVNNAGLTRDNLLMRIKDDDWNTVIDANLRGAFVAIRAATRGMMKRRWGRVINITSIVGINGNKGQANYAASKAGLIGLTKSVARELGSRNILANAVAPGFIDTEMTAAMTPEARSAMAGQIPLERLGAPMDVAGAVAFLASDLASYITGQVLVVDGGMI
- a CDS encoding acyl carrier protein, with translation MADNSEKVKDIIANELGVEREKLTDGASFIDDLGADSLDIVELVMEFEKEFNIEIPDEDAEKLRTVGDALAYLNGKVAA